From a single Aythya fuligula isolate bAytFul2 chromosome 16, bAytFul2.pri, whole genome shotgun sequence genomic region:
- the DBNDD2 gene encoding dysbindin domain-containing protein 2 — protein MSGSGARSRNRRLPADMEQGQRSLDTEQMQQQQLKLRERQKFFEEVFQHDVDFFFPVSHLQIEHRRPPLGSISSMEVNVDVLEQMDMMDLTDQDTVDVFLGCGTEESSSSGPGADASQCPEEITLPVPSAAETKSRISSTSSVSTDPNSLDTSEEGAETPVVQSDEEDLQEDSPKEQAARS, from the exons ATGTCGGGCTCCGGGGCTCGCAGCCGCAACCGGCGGCTGCCCG CcgacatggagcaggggcagcgcAGCCTGGACACGgagcagatgcagcagcagcagctgaagctccGGGAGCGGCAGAAGTTCTTTGAGGAGGTTTTCCAGCACGACGTAGATTTCTTCTTCCCCGTGTCTCACCTGCAGATAGAGCACCGGAGAC CCCCCTTGGGCAGCATCTCCTCCATGGAGGTGAACGTGGACGTGCTGGAGCAGATGGACATGATGGACCTGACAGACCAGGACACCGTGGACGTGTTTCTGGGCTGCGGGACGGAGGAGAGCAGCAGTTCTGGGCCAG GGGCAGACGCCAGCCAGTGCCCAGAGGAAATCACCCTGCCGGTGCCCAGCGCAGCCGAGACCAAGTCACGCATCTCCTCCACGTCGTCCGTCTCCACGGATCCCAACAGCTTGGACACCAGCGAGGAGGGGGCCGAGACCCCCGTGGTGCAGTCGGACGAGGAGGACCTGCAGGAGGACAGTCCTAAAGAGCAGGCGGCCAGGAGCtag